Proteins encoded together in one Flavobacteriales bacterium window:
- a CDS encoding 2-C-methyl-D-erythritol 2,4-cyclodiphosphate synthase: MRVRVGFGYDVHRLAEGRALFLGGVAIDHHTGLLGHSDADVLLHALCDALLGAAGLPDIGHHFPDTDARWKGADSTELLREVVRLIGVKGWRVGNVDCSLVMERPRIKPHIPAMKRVIAPILGVEEEAVGIKATTNEKLGYVGREEGACAYAVALIQAD, from the coding sequence ATGCGCGTCCGGGTCGGCTTCGGGTACGACGTGCACAGGCTGGCCGAAGGCCGTGCGCTGTTCCTGGGCGGCGTGGCCATCGACCACCACACCGGCCTGCTGGGCCACAGCGATGCCGATGTCCTGCTCCATGCGCTCTGCGACGCGCTGCTGGGTGCCGCGGGCCTGCCCGACATCGGCCATCATTTCCCCGACACCGACGCGCGCTGGAAGGGGGCCGACAGCACCGAACTCCTGCGCGAGGTGGTGCGCCTCATCGGCGTAAAAGGCTGGCGCGTGGGCAACGTGGACTGCAGCCTGGTGATGGAACGTCCGCGGATCAAGCCGCACATCCCGGCCATGAAGCGGGTGATCGCGCCGATCCTCGGGGTGGAGGAGGAGGCCGTGGGCATCAAGGCCACCACCAACGAGAAGCTCGGCTATGTGGGCCGCGAGGAAGGCGCCTGCGCCTACGCCGTGGCGCTCATCCAGGCCGACTGA